The Calypte anna isolate BGI_N300 chromosome 20, bCalAnn1_v1.p, whole genome shotgun sequence DNA window TCCCTTGGGAGCGCACAGGTTTTGTGCACTTCAGGTAAGTTatggaggggaaagaaagggggttTCATTAATTCTCAAAGTTTCTGGTGGCTGCCAGGGTTTTCTACAAGTGCCATATGTCCCTGTCCCTGGCAGCGGGGTGGCAGAGGGGTCTTttgcctgctctgtgcttttttcttttagctgagCGATGAAATAAGAACATGCACCTGGTTAGTTATATGCTTACTGTGCTTTCAAGGTTAGATGGGAAGGACAAATTTGTATGTCTGTCATTCGTTGGTTTTGATGAAAATTTGGATTAACTCgaggagaaaagacagataAAGGCCTTATACATAACTGGTATTTACATTGCAGTAGAGTGTTAAATCATGTTTATACCTGCGTGTGTGAAGGTTGTGAATGTGAGCTTTCCACACAAAGCATCATTTGATTTCTACAGCTTAATTTCCAGGTCAGTTTCTGTAGCCTCATTACAATGCATAATGCATAACATGATGcttcagatttgttttcatgcttttgttttcaagacTCTTTGCCTAAACAATGGGAATGAAATTTGCTTTTAGCAGAAATATTGTAGCCTAATTATATAGAAAATAAGTAGCTTTCTTTGCTAAATTGTATGTTTTTCAGGACTTGACAGTAGGGGGTAGCCCAAATAATATCCAAACTGTGACACTGTTGAATACTTTTGTAAAATCTTGCTTCCATACCATTCAGAGAATTTGTGAGGCCACAAGTGAATAGAAGTGTGGTTGAATGATGAGAACAAGCTATTTTCCAGTCCTTATTCTCTGCCTTGCAAGTGTAGCTTTAAGACCAAGAGTTCCTCTGATGCTAATGTACCTTTGTAGACTGTCAGTTCCTATTTTCACTGTAGCTATCTAAAAAAAGTCTTCGTATTTGGCTTCTTAAATagataataatttttgtttggatGAAAAATTCACTCTAAGCTATTAGATCTTAAAATACCAATCCTTGGTCCTTATGAAAGTCACACTGAGTAAATGAGTATTCTTGGTTAAGCATGTGGTGTTAATTGAATTGTTAGGGCAGCTTTAGCAGAAGGAATTATGAGACTATTTTGTTCAGTTTATTCAACTGAACCATTCAATATTTAAATTTGGTATTTACATTGTACAGACAGAGTTAAAAGAGcattctttcttctccccttctataataaaactgaaaagtaaGAGAATGAGGAGTTCTGCAACAGGGTGATGTAGCAGCCATGTAGTACCAATTAGAGGAAAAATCCTGAGCTCTTGgtggaaacattttctttccctaCAAGGTATTCAAGGGCTGTCTTAGTACCAGCAGTGTATATGCTGTTCTTTGCCTGCATTTGGGTATACTTTAGCAGGCACTTTAAATTTTCCTGGATGAAAAGCTGGCAATGAATTtaacattttcagtgaaatcaGTCTGTTCACACCAGCACTGGcgtgtctgcagagctgttgtCTATACCATGGCAACAGTATTGCTGTTTTCTGTCACCGGTAGCAATTCccagtttcttccttttctttaaacagaTCTACAGAGGATGATTTATAAGACCTGGAATGTTGAACTACTTCTGTCAGTAAGTTGTAGtaaggcagcagcagtgtgggatCACATAGGCTTCCAGTGTCATCATCCTTAGCCCTGAAACAAAAACCTGTGCTACAAGAATTGCCTGGGTAAAGTTGAGTGGTGGGTGTGAGCAAAGATTTCTCTGGCACCTGAGTCTCCTCTCTCAGGCAGCTGTGTGGGTGTGCCTCAGCACACAGGGGAGCAAATGGAAGCCTGGGACTGTAGTAACTAATGAAACTTGCACTAAGAACTCACACCCAGCTCAGTGCATCCCTTTGATATGAATAGTTGGGTAAAAGGAGTTTGCATGGGCTCTACCACAGGCACCTGCTGTCCTGATATGAAGGAGCAAAAGTCTGTTAATCATCTTTCCCAAAGCATTCTGAGCAGCACTGTCTGCAAGCCAGTTCCTTCGTTATTGGGATTGGTTCAGCTGACTGGAATATGGCATTGTGATTAATgctaaaaaatacttttgttctcattttagGATGCAGGTGTATCCCCAGAAAAGACAACCACAGATCCCAGTGGTGAAAACAAGAAACTCAACAAATCCCAGCAGctgaaacaagtttttaaagaatatgGTGCTGTAGGGGTTTCATTCCATGTTGGAATTTCATTAGTATCTCTAGGAATCTTCTACCTGGCTGTGTCAAGGTGAGGTTTGTACACTGATCTGTAGCCTTTGGTAGTAATttagccaagaaaaaaacctcttactattgtatttttttttctggaaggagATAGGTACTTTATGCCTGTTTGATCTATACACAGAAATCTTGTGAAATTTTATGAAGATGGATCCATTAATGGAACTCATCTCCCAACAGGCATGAGAGAAGATAGATGTATGTGGTCTTTTTGCATAGGTTCACAGTCTATGGTGGGCAGGTGAGAACAGAAGAGTAGAAATTAAACCAGAATAATTAGCCAGATGAGTAATTTCTTTTAGTTCTGCAGACAtatcttttgttttcaaacagtATTATGGTCTGTACAGATAGAGCCATACAATAGGGCTGGAGCTTAgagataaattttatttttctgggtgTTAAAGTCAGTTTCtgtagttgaaaaaaaaatacagtaacaaATTATCTTGGAAAATTACTCTAAAGGTGGGAACCTTGATGAAATATGCTATCagagaattaaaatattaatggatTTGGTGGATAATGCTTGAGACCTATACTCTTTCCTTCATGTACTAAATTTTAGCTAAgacacttctttttaaaagctttgtatTATTCTTTTGCAACACTGTAAGACTAACAACAGGTACCTTATGTGGTTTGAGTTGATCTGTGTTGATCTATTTCACCAAGACACAAAATAGGCTTTATTGTAAATTTTGGGAAGATTAATTTCTGACACAAATTCCCAAATGtctaactttttttaaaaactcaaaagcagagaaataggTTATTTTATATCTGAGGGCTGAGCATGGGACTGAGTATTCTCAATGCACATGCTGCAGCTATAGAGTTGTAAAATGAAGAACATAATTAAGAACTTCACAGGGAACTTGTCAACTGAAGAACAAGAAGTGCATCTGAAAATATTACGTGTTGTTGCTAGAGAAGTATTTAACACCTAGATTTAAACATAAATCCCAGAATTGGAAGTATGCCACATTAAATTCCCTGGGAAAAATAGcactttatattttttcatcttaCAACCTTAAAgaaatcttcttttctttttccccagtggTGTGGATATGACTGCAGTTCTCTTCAAACTTGGTTTCTCTGAATCATCCTTGCAGTCTAAGATGGCAGCTGGTACAAGCACATTTCTCCTGGCATATGCTGTTCACAAATTGTTTGCTCCAGTAAGGATCAGCATCACAATCATTTCTGTGCCATTTCTTGTCCAATACTGCCGGAAGATTGGTTTCTTCAAACCTCCTGCCCCAAAGCCATGATGATTTCTTCCTGggttttactgttttttaaatgtcctATATCCATGTAGCTTTTCAGATTGtgaaatttctttaaaagactTATTTGGATTCATTTTAATGCTGATCTACTCTTGCATTCCCTCCTTGTTTTTTCAGGTAAATGGTACACTGTGAGAAGTACTGTCCTtatcttccttcccttttgccacctcttctttagaaaaaaacaaaactgttaaaTGCTATCTGCTTTCCACAGCAAGTAGTAATACAAATATCTGACAGGGAGCAGTGAGTCTTTAGAAGCCACAGTTCTGGGTCTTAGATCTAGCTTTTTCAGCCTTAATTTTTTACTTGTCAAAATAGAAGAGTTTATTGCTGTATAGCTGGGAAACAAAATAAGATTCTCAAGTCTGTGGAATAAACAGTATCCTACTATGTGAATAGTTCTTTTGGTAAGTGTATATATTGGAATCTAAGGTGGCAGGtgaatgtttcttttgttaTAAAAGGCATATATTATGACCCCAGTCTTGCAATTGCAATACTAACTTAAGTAAGAGTACCTGTGTACTTAATCATTGCACAGCAATTATTGTTTTAGCCAGAATGAAACATGCAGTGTTCTAAAACTAAAGCTCCTTTGTGGTGCTTCTAGGTTTCAAGATTTTattgtttgaaaatgtttttttatttataggcTAAGAACTGGCATTACTaaagtcctttttttatttttttttaattttttttaatttttatgcctATAGACTCAGAAGGAATCCTTAGTCAGCTGAAATCAGTGTAACCAGAATTACCTCCTATATGAACATATTCCAGAGATCAAGTCAGAGGCAAGGTATCTGTGGGGTTTTAATGTATTGAGATCTGGCTACTGAAGacattttaatctgaaaaataatctttgcaaCTTGCTGATTCTGTAGATGAAAATCTGCACCTCAAGTACAGATATTACAAGTTGTAATTTCTCAAGAGCAATTCTTGTGGTTTTGTCAGACAAATGTATCAACAAGAGgtgcttttcatttccttattGGACACTTcctattaaaatgtaaattctaATGCAGATATTCACACCACATTTTGGTTAACCTTAAGACTGAACCCCCAGACTAGGTAGAGTCAATGTAACACTCTGGCAAACCCTGGTTTCAGGGTAAGAACTCTGCTTCTGTGAGATAGCTCAAGCCAGATGCATCAGCCTTTTGGacctctgccttcttccagGTCTGCTCATTTTAGTCTTTGTGCTCACACTTTTCCCAAGGTGGCTCTGACACTGATCTGTTCATACAGGAATCTTATTAAAGTAAAATAGCAGGAAACTACCCTGCTGATCAGAatagttttacttttttttttccctgaagctTAATGAATTGAGAGGAAGGAATCACATGATTAGGATGAGAAGTGGCTAAGGAAAGGAGGAGCAAGTAATTAACCCCTTGGTTAATTGAAGTGGTTTAAGAGATGTGGTTTATTTGATCTGTTAAGAGATGACCACCTGAGAACAAAAAACTTTTTGATGAGGTCATAGTTTCAGTGAGGCTGTGCTGTTAGCTCAGATGAGGGTTCAGTGTCTTAAGATGAAGTTACAGCAGTGAGCAGGTACACATAGTAGAGGCTTGATGTATACAAACATAGCCATATGATATAAATGTACAAATTCCATAATTAACCACTGCTCAAAGTACCAGCTTCAGAAGCAGGGCACACTGATAATCAGCCTTGCAGTGTGGTGTGGCTTCCCTGGGAGCTGTAAACCACATCACTTATGTCATCCTCAGCTCCTTGGGTTTGCTTGGCAAATGTGGAGCCaatgctctgctgcttcctgatACCCACGTATGCACAGGAAAGGGCTCTCAAGTTAATTTTGACTGGctgcttaattaaaaatagaatttttttctttccctgcctgctttgCAGTATGGCTGCTAAAGCTGGCAATTTATCTAGACTCCTACCTTCagcttgctgctggctgaggcAGCTCTTATTAGAGCATAAATCTCAAACCAGCTTGTCCCTCTGCTTTTACCCTTGATGTATACTAAAACTATGTGATAAATATGCCTCCTCTGTGGATTAAAGCATACTGAGTTTTTGATAGtcggttttggggttttttttacctatCTACACAGCAGTTGAAGGGTAACTATAGTATGACAACATGCAACCCAACTACTGTATACTTTTCTGTGACCTACTACATTGTAGAACAGCTGGAGTCTCACATTTAAGAGTGAGTCTTACTTGCATTTGTCTTTTACCCAGTTCACAGAAGCCTGTGACTGTGTTCTCCATGCATCTTTAAACACACCCTTATCAGCTAAGGGCAATGTTCTGTTACCAAGGACAGCAAAAGAATTCCAGAATAATCAAAGGCatccttgttttcttcatttaaagagACATTTCTGATATGTTATGTTCTGTAGTTCATAAGAGATccaagcttttgtttctttctcaaaacaagaaacaatCTTTCTGTAAAGCAGGAATCATTTAAAGCAAATGCACCTAAAACTTAAGTCACCAGCACTAGCTAGAGCTTTTCTTGCAGTAAAGAAACAGCTACATTTAAGTTATGACCAGAATTTAATTACCTACTAAAAGAGAAATATGGTTGTATAAACTACTGGCAGCTTGTTTAAATGAAGTTTTGCtaagtatattttaaattaatttgagaTTATATTTTGAATTCTAGAATCCTTGCTTGtaaaaggataatttttaaatgttttgtaaaaCAGTGGAGATGACCTTAAAGTCTTATAatgaaaatacaataaattgCTTTCTCTTAGTTTGCTTGAAGttttttactggaaaatagTTGCTTTGTATGTTTTGGTGGCAAGTGGCCAAACCCTTTAACATTTCAGGAAATAATGCCTTATAACACCAGATGGTAACATTGGTTCCTGCACATACCCTGTTTGAAAACAATACTTTCTAGACCTCTCAGGAGTGCTTTCAGACCATGCTGTCTTTGAAtaactacattaaaaaagaaagctaagTTTCAGTGGTTGTAGAAAACCCACAAGGTAAGTAGCAGTACGTTTGGTACTTACCTTATAATCCTGTGTTGTGATTATAGAATGGTAAGTGAACACTTTGGGGTGTCAGCACTTAGAACAAGAACTTTAACACCTTTTTGACAGAGGTGAGAAGCAAACTTAAGATCAGATGGGAGTCAAGGTGATTCTGTGCTGATGGTAAAGACAAGTGGTTAGAGGCAGCCATTAGAAGTGATACTGCCAGAAGAAACCTTACCATGCTAGTAGCAGTACGTaacaaatctttattttaaaagttgagTGCTCACATTTAAGACAAAACAGAGACACAAATAATGCACACATCATTTTTAGGACACTTAGAGAAATGCATTCACCTCACTCAGCTTCAGATTACACCACAGTTATGATACCCTTAGCAGCCCAGTTTTTAGGATTTAGGTAGGCAGGTATCTCTGGGATATTGCACTGTTCAATAAGCTAGAACCACAGCTACCTGTTGTTGTTGGGACAACAAACCATTACCAGGGCAGACCAGATGAAAAGAGCCTTGAACAGCTTAATACTTACACCAACAAACCTGGTCCATATGTAACTGGATTTCAAGTATATTAAGTATTCCACAACCTCCAGCTAGAAGTCAAATAATTTTACATTGCAATTAGAGTTTAAGACGACAGCAAACACAAGGATTTGCATTCCCAATTGCCATTGGATTCCAAGACCTGCTTTTCCCATTGTAAGCATTATTACAGTAGTCACAGTACAAGACTCCTCTTGTTAATCACATGAGGTTTCTCCTTGCTAAGACTGTGTCCTGGATGAGGCAGCAACATCACTTTTTCTGCTGTCAGGCATTTTTGTAGAGTTTGCTGTAATCCAGGGATGGAGTAGTACATCCTTCAGGGGCAGTCGATAGAATGGGTTATGCTTCAGAAGCTTTGAAATTAAATCCCTTGCACCTTCTGTTACAAATGGAGGAAACCTGAATTCCACCTAAATAATAGGAAAGACACTAAGGATGATGCTACAGGTCTTTAGGAATAACCAGACTGGGGAGATAAAGGGTTCTACCCTCCAAGATGCATCTAGAAAGGAAAACTGTCAGCCTTCTGGGCTATATGCACCTGCTGTGATTAAGTCATATCATAATCACAAAGAATCATATCATAATCACACGTTTTCACTGCTTTTAGAAGCTTGTGTATTTTAATGCCATTCAAAACACTATTTGCTGGAACCTTTCTAGGGTTGGCAACGGGAAAAGTTAAGCTTATGTATTTTTAGTAACACCTTGAATGTTGAATACTCAGTTTATAaattggaaaaggaaagaaatggcaaagattACTTGCTTTATGAAAGAGGTAGAAGGTTAAATGCAGGCAGAAACAGGGTAAAACCAAGAAAGGTAAGGCAAGGTATCTTAACCTTAAGGTTAATAGTCATTATACTGAATGACTGAAGACAGTTTTGGGGATCTGGTTTTATGGATATTATTATTCCTTGCTGCAATTCTAGATATAATACATGCCCTTCTTCAAAATTACTATTTGTTAAGCTTCAAATAGAAGTAAAAGGCAGTGTGGTTCAGCTAGTCCAAATAAGTGTTGGCACTTACCCTGGAAATAGCTCTGTAGGTTTCCTGGTATGTTTCTGCTTCAAAAGGTGGTTTCCCTACAAGGAATTCATAGCACAGAACTCCAAGGCTCCAAATATCCACCTTTTCATCATGTGTTCTTCCCTCAATCATTTCAGGAGGCAGGTAGTCAAGTGTCCCACAGAGAGTTGTTCTCCTAAAGAGAAGTATGTTTAGTGATTATGGCAATTATAAGATCCAGCATTAGCTTCTATCTGACTTCTAAACTGTACCTCAGTGAATTTTACCCTGGATAGACTCAACACCATCAGAATACCTGGTAAAGAAGTTGCAGCAGCAAGTTTTCTacttttgctttaaaagcatAAGTCACTACATTCAGTCTTAGCCTTCCTTTTTTCATCCCACTTGCTAGATCAAATCCAATCTTCCTTTGCCAGGTGCAATTCAGACTAATTGAGGAAATGGCTTAAGTATATTGCTCATATCATGTTTGAACACAAGTGCTGGCCTGTCACATTGGAGACCACTATAACCCTACAACAGTACACCAACACTCTTCACCTGTTTCAGGTTCAAATTTTGAACTacataagtttaaaaaaaagataagtcTCTACTGTACCAGCTGACTACTTTTGAGACCTTTGCTACAGTAGCACAGTtctcaaaggatttttttttcccagtattttaCCAAGTTCACCTTTACCTCCATTCCACAAATGTAAGGGTTATATGCAAGAAAGCTCCCATGTTCACTACAGAAGTGTATCACTGTATAAGATATACATTGCTTTCTCACCTAGAAGATGGAGCATGCACAGACCATCCAAAGTCAGCAATTTTTAACTCTCCATTTGAGCCAAGCAGCAAGTTTTCTGGCTTGATGTCTCTGTGAATCACACTCTTTGAATGACAGTATGATAGGGCATCTGCCAGTTCTGTGATGTACTGTatttagaaaaagaacaaatcttTGAAGTATAAAGACATTGTCACTCCAGCTTATCTGGCTACAGTATAACCTTTTCTAGGCATTATTAGTAGTTTATGTTAACAGCAATTATCCTTACATTCTTGTAATCTGGCAACACAGACTCTGACATAAGTGACCAAGCACTTGAAATATTAAGCACTGCTGAACACAAGTACTGTGCAGTAATCTCTTTCCAACTTATTCCTTGTTACAGGTACACAAGCAAATTAGCATGTAAGGAATCTGTTTCACACAACAGAATATAGAACTTTATCTGAAGTGCCAGCTTTATGCTGCAGATATTCCAGCTATGAAGAGCAAGTAATGTGTAAGCAGCTAGAACAACCTACAGTAGCAGTTCTTTGCTCATCAAACTTGGTAAGCTTCTGAAGTTCTTTGTAGACTTCTCCACGAGGTGCATACTCTAGAATAAGGTAGACTCTTGTAACATCATGGAAGTAGCCATATAATCTAAGAATGTTGGGGTgcctgcaaaaatatttaaatactccTCTGAACCAAAGTATTTGTCCATATAACTCAAATTTCCTTCACCACCCCCCTTTCAAGGCCAGAGTACAAACTTCAACAGCTTGAAAGCATTCCTTCAGCTCACAACATACCCATTAAGAGACCTTCAGAGCAGATAGATGGTATTTATCAAGCAGCAGCTCCCTACTAGCAAGCAGCTAGCCAAGAGTTTGGCTAGTGCCTATTTTCCCAAGCAGCTTTCTCTACAGCAGCTGGAAGTGTAGGTTACCATTGAAGATGCAGATTTCTATGGGAATTTCTACTTCTATTtccatgaaaattaattttttcagaaagtttgGCTTATTTTCTGAGAAGCAAAATACCCACAACAAGCTCAGACACTTGAGAAATTATAGTTACCCAcataaaaccaagcaaaaacagggtttttttttttgttgtaacAGGAAGGTAGACAAAGCTAAATATTGattcagaaaagcaagaagcCTGGAAATTGCTAGTTAGGATTCAGgtgtttcaaaagaaattttgctttccttcaacAGGGTATGCTATGGTAATCAAGGTTACTTTGTTCATTTGAACACAGAGTATAATAGCTCATTAAATTTACCTAAGATGAGACTGTATTTCAACTTCTCTTCGTAGCTGATGTTCTACACCAGCTTCCTCaagctgtgttttaaaaagcactttcagGGCAAGGATAAATTTACTCTGCTTTTCACGTGCCAGGTACACATTCCcaaattttcctttccccagagggCGACCGATTTCAAAATCATCAAGAGACCATTGCCTTCTgcaagaggaaagagaaagttgTGAGACAGATATTTGTGTAGGCTTTGACTCCTAGGTTTATAATCTGTGATGTTCAACAGATACCCAGTGGTCTGAAACACAATTTACTCTTTAAGAGAACATGAAAGGGGTGAAGATGTATGTAGCCATACTGCAGCTCTTAACTTCATCCTTAGATTTCAGTCTTACACCTATGGAAGAGGTTTTAAGAGTACATCTTGTGTTTGGAGCAGTGGCTACCACTGGTGCTTCATGGGAAGAGCTATTGCTCATTTAGCCAAAAGTTCTCTTTAAATTACAGGAAGTCTTTGTTCCCAAGAATTATCAGGTCAAAGCTGTCTGAAGTGTAGGGCCACTTTAGCACAAACTCCtagaaagt harbors:
- the FAM210B gene encoding protein FAM210B, mitochondrial, translating into MYCLVRLGLLRPPALPRIPPTRFPMATVPSGLGCGPRPARVGLGPPPPLVTLRSAAGTSPKDAGVSPEKTTTDPSGENKKLNKSQQLKQVFKEYGAVGVSFHVGISLVSLGIFYLAVSSGVDMTAVLFKLGFSESSLQSKMAAGTSTFLLAYAVHKLFAPVRISITIISVPFLVQYCRKIGFFKPPAPKP
- the AURKA gene encoding aurora kinase A; protein product: MWVVFSGAMDRQAKENHAGYPSRVTKTSNPIGDGPKRVPVSQHSAQSRLLTSGVQAQRVLCPSNFAQRVPVQSQKSGLSNQKLSNNQTMQQPRPKLLVHATARPQVSNKNNEKPQQAPVSAKTSEEESTSKQKNEETGKKKNEETTKKKNEETKKRQWSLDDFEIGRPLGKGKFGNVYLAREKQSKFILALKVLFKTQLEEAGVEHQLRREVEIQSHLRHPNILRLYGYFHDVTRVYLILEYAPRGEVYKELQKLTKFDEQRTATYITELADALSYCHSKSVIHRDIKPENLLLGSNGELKIADFGWSVHAPSSRRTTLCGTLDYLPPEMIEGRTHDEKVDIWSLGVLCYEFLVGKPPFEAETYQETYRAISRVEFRFPPFVTEGARDLISKLLKHNPFYRLPLKDVLLHPWITANSTKMPDSRKSDVAASSRTQS